One Chryseobacterium sp. StRB126 genomic region harbors:
- a CDS encoding 4'-phosphopantetheinyl transferase family protein codes for MVILYTFISEEKHQYFLDRYLNSFPEEFRQNILKYRRWQDAQLSLLGRVLLQVGLKSHFHIDEAQIMRSPDNKPYLKDQHVHFNISHSKELVVCAIAEFPIGIDVEFIDHTINYRDFQFQMTEGEFHKIDRSEAQIGDFFSYWTHKESVMKAHGGGMMIPLDSFEIVNDECEIECKKFFTKEIFIDENYQTCIASEDKNIKNIIPFLMAVEI; via the coding sequence ATGGTTATTCTATATACATTTATCAGTGAAGAAAAGCATCAGTATTTTTTAGATCGGTATTTAAACTCTTTTCCAGAGGAGTTTAGACAGAATATCTTGAAATACAGAAGATGGCAGGATGCTCAGCTTTCCCTGCTGGGAAGAGTTCTTTTACAGGTAGGATTAAAGTCTCATTTTCACATTGATGAAGCACAGATTATGCGGTCTCCTGATAATAAACCTTATTTAAAAGATCAGCATGTCCATTTCAATATTTCTCATTCTAAAGAACTTGTAGTTTGTGCTATTGCAGAATTTCCCATAGGAATTGATGTTGAATTTATAGACCATACAATCAATTATCGGGACTTTCAGTTTCAGATGACAGAGGGTGAATTCCATAAAATTGACCGTTCTGAAGCTCAAATTGGGGATTTTTTTTCATATTGGACTCATAAAGAATCGGTAATGAAAGCTCATGGAGGAGGAATGATGATTCCACTAGATTCTTTTGAAATTGTAAATGATGAATGCGAAATTGAATGTAAAAAATTCTTTACAAAGGAGATATTTATTGATGAAAATTATCAGACTTGCATAGCTTCGGAGGATAAAAACATTAAAAATATAATTCCTTTTCTAATGGCTGTTGAAATTTGA
- a CDS encoding superoxide dismutase family protein — MKVQTLALLAGCAFLAVSCGTTKTYSVNAKSGTQTGGTAKFTQQGNDVIMKLNVTNLTPGIHAVHIHEKGDCSAADGTSTGGHWNPSKNDHGKWGAEHFHMGDIGNLVADQNGTAILTFKTDKWCLGCTDESKNIIGKGLIVHAAADDFHTQPTGNAGGRVGCVEIK, encoded by the coding sequence ATGAAAGTACAAACATTAGCATTATTGGCAGGATGTGCGTTTTTAGCCGTTTCATGCGGAACTACAAAAACGTACAGCGTAAATGCCAAAAGCGGAACACAAACAGGAGGAACGGCAAAGTTTACCCAACAGGGAAATGATGTAATCATGAAACTGAATGTAACCAATCTTACCCCTGGAATCCATGCAGTACACATTCATGAAAAAGGAGACTGCTCTGCAGCAGACGGAACCTCTACAGGCGGACACTGGAATCCATCTAAGAACGATCATGGAAAATGGGGAGCTGAGCACTTCCATATGGGAGATATAGGAAATTTGGTGGCTGATCAGAATGGTACGGCCATTTTAACCTTCAAGACCGACAAATGGTGTCTTGGCTGTACAGATGAATCTAAAAACATCATCGGAAAAGGTCTTATTGTACACGCTGCAGCAGATGATTTCCATACTCAGCCTACTGGGAATGCAGGCGGAAGAGTGGGATGTGTAGAAATTAAATAA